In one Verrucomicrobiia bacterium genomic region, the following are encoded:
- a CDS encoding undecaprenyl-diphosphate phosphatase, protein MESWQIFFLAVLQGATEFLPVSSSAHLALFQHVFESKLDNLAFDVILHIGTLASLLIFYRKEILRISKAFFLKLAGKLPEERNQDWQLALLVLWGSIPAAFIGIGFQKFFEEAVNRPLWVSLELIATGVFLYLSRYSRPKGRELNYKNTFVIGLSQAVSILPGISRSGATITTGLFLGLDRKKAADYSFLLSIPAIAGAALLEVPKLFKSENPANDWGLFIAGAIVSFLSGLLAIYLLLKILRNHSLEGFSYYCWVVGLFFLWFNWN, encoded by the coding sequence GTGGAAAGCTGGCAGATTTTTTTTCTGGCTGTTTTGCAGGGGGCGACCGAGTTTTTGCCCGTTTCCAGCTCGGCCCATCTGGCACTATTCCAGCACGTTTTCGAATCCAAACTGGACAATCTCGCTTTTGATGTGATTCTACACATAGGCACATTAGCCTCGCTTCTCATTTTCTATCGAAAAGAAATTCTCCGTATTTCCAAAGCTTTTTTTTTGAAACTGGCCGGCAAACTCCCGGAAGAACGTAACCAGGACTGGCAGCTGGCGCTTCTTGTTCTGTGGGGTTCCATTCCGGCGGCCTTCATAGGTATAGGCTTTCAAAAATTCTTCGAAGAGGCGGTTAACCGACCACTTTGGGTCTCCCTTGAACTCATTGCAACCGGAGTTTTTCTTTACCTTTCCCGGTATTCCAGGCCGAAGGGAAGGGAATTGAATTATAAAAACACGTTCGTCATTGGTCTTTCACAGGCGGTTTCTATTCTTCCTGGCATTTCCCGTTCGGGAGCAACCATTACAACCGGATTGTTTCTGGGACTGGATAGGAAAAAGGCCGCCGACTACTCTTTTTTGTTGTCTATTCCGGCTATTGCAGGGGCAGCGCTTTTAGAAGTGCCCAAGCTCTTCAAGAGTGAGAACCCGGCAAACGATTGGGGGCTGTTTATTGCTGGGGCAATTGTTTCGTTTCTAAGCGGCCTACTGGCCATTTACCTGCTGCTTAAAATCCTGCGCAACCACTCGCTGGAAGGGTTTTCGTATTATTGCTGGGTGGTCGGCCTCTTCTTTTTGTGGTTCAATTGGAATTGA